The genomic interval TAGCCACCTCTGTCCACTTGCAAGAACAAAGAGAAAAGGTTTTAGCATATAGTACTGAAAGACGAGTTCTCTTTCCAAATTCACAGATGCACCTGGTGATAACTAAGAACAAGAAGCATGCAAACAACAAAGATAAGtatttcagaaatcagaattgtGTAGAAGATGCTGTTAAAAAATTGGATGGTTCAAGCTCTGGTCCATCAAAAAACACTTTTCCAGGATAACAGTTGCATTATTTATGCACTTTATAACCGTGATCCTTGATGGAGTCTAAACAGTTAACAATCATATTATTAACCATAACAACATGATTTCCTCTTGCCCAttgaaacaaatatattatatgtttacAATATTGAATGTTTGATATAAGAATATGTAATCTAGTTATTTACCTTACTGCACGTGAGACGACTACAGGATCGTAAAACAGATTCATAGGCTTCCCAGTGATCTTCAGCAAGTTTGTTTAGGTTCCTCAGTTGGTTCTCAAGCACTGAATTAGCAATCCCCAATTTACTCCATGTCTCCTTGGATTTCTGAGGGTCTGACTTCTGCCACTGTTTCACAGATCCAACCATTGATGGAGTGGATGATCCTCCAGTTCCAGGTTCCCCTAGAAGCTAACAAAAAATTCCCTATAGTCAGAAGTAGTACTTATCCTTACAATCAACGAACAGAACACAATCTCCCTAATCAATAAGGCAACAAGCAATCAAATAACACTGCAAAGAATATTGGATAGATTGTTCATATTGCGTTCTCACAAAAAATGTCTGATCTCTGCTGTGCCTTGTAAACAGAAAGGCGTTTCTGGGTAGTGCCCTTAAAGCTTCATCTAAAAGTTCTGCATTTCAAGTCACCTAAATCAAAAGGATAGATATTTTTAAGAGAATGCAAACCTACAAACTACGTTCTGGTTGAGGAATGCATAGTGATCACAAAAACTAGCATGTTCATTTCTTACTGAGAAAAAAACAAGCATGATTTGTAGCATTCGTGCTTATAACAGTATTTTCTCACAAACTGTGATAATAAAAAACAGCCATGAACTAATGGTTAAAAAGGCACAATAGAAGTGCAACTAACCTCTAATCAAGCTGTAAATCTTATAAGGCAATCATCATACCCATAATTTTTCTAATGACTGGTGACAGCCCGTTAAATAGTTTATTGACCATTTAGGAAACCTAGTCATCAATCATAAGTTCTTTTTAACTTACAAGGGACATTAGAGGAGGCAAGGAAAACTTAGCCTTCTCATGATCCCAACTCTGTGTAACAATATCTGCCACCACATCTGCCATGCAGTGCCCACCTGTAACCTGTAAATATTGTGCAGATATATTATCAGCCAATCAGATATGGCAAGCTTTATAATAGAAAACCTTTTAGATAGACAACTATCTGGTaatgacagtttttttttttttatacctGAGCCGAGGATAATATTTCTGGAGAAAACCTTGTGTAACGTTGACTCCCATAGACAGCAGCACTAACATCAAACCCACTGCCAATTTTTCCTTGTGCTATACAATGTGCACTTTGAGCAATAGCATGCAGCAAGTCAAGATCTCGTCCAGCTGCGTTGCCACTGGAAGATTGGCCCAAACATGAAAGGTTAACAGTTCCAAGATAGTGAAGAAGAGCTGCAACTACTGATGTGGTCATGGCAGCTGATGACCCAAGTCCAGTTTTGGCAACTTCAGGTTTGCAATTTTCTCCAGTCATTGTTCCATTAGCAACTTCTGAATTAAATGTAATTGAACAGAATGGAGGCAACGAAAGCAATACCTCTGGAGTTAGAGGAAGGCCACGTGCTTCAATCTGGAGAAACGATAGAAAATAGCAAGCTAATTATTTAACAGTGGCACAACTCTTTAAGGGTGATCTGCATTGTAATTCACACATAAGTTAAACATGGGAAGAGAGTATATTTCAGTTTATAGAACCGTGCAACCTATctgcactgatttttttttatttatttacaaATGGTTCATCCTTTGCATGCCCATCGAATCTTTATTTGTTTACATGATAAACGATATCATGACCACATAGAGCACACACGAACAAATATCAAATTTATTAACTGTATAAGAGAAAGAACAGACCTCAAAGCAATGCCTCTAAATAATTGTGCAATTTATTGCAGTTTCAGATAGGTGAATTGTAAACATTTTCCACGGATATACAAAGAGAAAATACCGATTACAAAGCACAGTACAACTTCTCCCTTATGGTTCTACCTGAGCTACCTCTTTTCAGTAAATTATCATGTTAATCCATAAATTAGGCACTGGCAAGTGGCAAATGAGTTTGTTACTGCTTTAGTGGAATATgaagaaaatatatgtttaaGATTAGGTGGTTCGCAAAGCTGAAATAACCAACTAGGGCCACGTTCAGGTTAAATCTCACTTCTTTTTTGACTTCTAGCCTGGGGTTGGTGCTGTGAAGCTCATCAAAAGGCTAAAGGCAAGCATACGTGCAAGCTAATTAAGGAAATAAGCTTTACCTGTTTTCTATAAGAATAGAAATCATTGCAGCCCAAAATTGTAATGTGCAaacctacaaaaaaaaaaatagagatgaaAATTTAACAACTAAACGAAATCAAAATATAGCATAGTATACAAAAACATGATTTGCACAGGAGCAAAACTTCAGACTAAAATCGCAAAACCTTGCAAAAGCAACTTGTCCAGTGCCTCCTTCCCCTCTTTGTCAGTGACAGTCACTTTAGCAGCTGCTACCGAGAATTGCACTGCCTGCTCCACAAAAGGGTTTGCAGATTCCCTGCAACATTAAGTTGTTAACACTATCACCAAAAGTGAATTCCGAAAACAACTACAGACCAGAGCGCTGCTGCCACAATCCCAGCAAATGATCAATGACTTGCCTTGAAGACGTCAACTGGAGCGTCGATTTCTTCAGGGAGAGCTTGTAGGTGGCCTCCCGGGAGAGCTGAGGAGAGGTCACTTTCACATCCGTCCACGCCTAGTATGGTACAGGTGCTCGGCAGAGTAAGGAGCAATTCTCCGCTATGCTACTAGTAAAGTTTGTTCGAGAAATCTGGGGCTCGGGGCTCACCCATGCCCAGGAGTCGTGGCTGAGCTCGTCGCGGAGCGGGCGGACGATGGCGTAGAAGCGCGCGCTGGTGCTGAGGACGAGGCCGGCGTTGGGCCGCTCCAGCACGAGGTAGCCTCCCGCGACGAGCACCTtccccggcgccgacgccaCCCTGCCACAGCGATCGAACACGATCAGATCGGAGCCCTCTCCGCCCACACTTCCAAGCCCAATCGAAGCCAAGTAGAGAGCACTCACACTTCCATGCTCAGCTGGGGGGACGCGATCCGGAGCTGCGGGAAGGCCgggtggcgcgcggcggagagcagcacgacgacgcgcgccgccgccttccgagGTCGCTGACGGAGGCGGAGGAACCGAGGAGGATCGCGAGCGTGGCCGCCGGAACGCCGCGCGTGCAGGTGGCTtgctggaggaggaaggagaggcggCAAAATGGGCCGAAGTCCAGCAAAAATCCACGGCCTCAAGTGGGCTGTGGGCCTAAACCCCAGAAATACACATGGGCTGTACCGCCGCCGAAGTAAAGCCAAGAAGAAGGCCGTCCCTCGCTGACGTATTGGGCCTTCAGTTCAGATGGCCTTGTTAACCGTGACAGGTTGAAACATGGTTTGGTTCTTGCTAATCACGTGTACAAACAAAGGTTTGCATGTCGGTAAATCTAtttggagaggcctctccaattagtcTTAATTAGAGACACCCATATGCTTGTACTTTAGAAGTTTTGGTTGCTATTATTCCATTTAGTAAGTAGGagaaatattcctatcatctatgcttcaaataagattttctcttaaattactcatccgatttacaatccgattataccgttgtgttcgtaataattaaatatttacaacaagatctcacatgattatattttgatgaaaaatcacaaattacttttatgatatgtctaaattacttttagatttcactaagttacttctaagatatataaaagtaaattcagtaaagcctaaaagtaatttacatatattatagaagtaacttataacaaaagaaattaaCTTTAATTTATgcctttttttcattgaacaaattccATCTCCATGATGCAGTGGTCGTCGCCCGCAACCGTCGCTTCTCAATGGGCGGAGCGGCTGGATCTGACCCTATGTGTCAGCCGACGACATGGAGAGTGGAGGGGACTTGGCGTCGTCTCTCGTCAACCCCGTGCATGTAATtgaagttactttcttttgttataagttacttatataatatatctaaattacttttagatttcactaagttacttctatgtctaagaagtaaattcagtaaagtctaaaagtaatttagacatatcataaaagtaatttgtaatttttcatcaaaatataatcatgtgagatattgttgtaaagatttaattattatgaacacaacggtgtaatcggatcgtagatcggatgagtagtttaagagaaaatcttatttgaagtataggtggatggtacctcttatagatagagtggtagctggttAGCTGTGTAGTTATGTCCTTTGCATTTAGTCGTTTAACGTGGATGCGGCCTCGCACACTTGTAAAAACGAAAAAGATTACTGCCATAGCAGATAGGTTTGCTGCCTGTACTAACCCATTTAGCCATGTGGAAAAGGCTAGCACATACTAActttttttactaaatttttaaagAAACGATGTGTCATATCATGAGTACATATAGATTTTTCATAACTTTCATCTCTAAATTAAATGATtaagatgattgttagtaaaagtttagtaaAAAATTTAGTAAATGTAGCAGTGCTCTAGCCATAATAAACTCTGCAGATCTGAAAACAACTTACCTACCGGGAGTAGGTAGGTACTACGGTTATGAATGCAGTTAGTTAGGGGCATC from Oryza glaberrima chromosome 3, OglaRS2, whole genome shotgun sequence carries:
- the LOC127768342 gene encoding phosphomevalonate kinase, peroxisomal, which produces MEVVASAPGKVLVAGGYLVLERPNAGLVLSTSARFYAIVRPLRDELSHDSWAWAWTDVKVTSPQLSREATYKLSLKKSTLQLTSSRESANPFVEQAVQFSVAAAKVTVTDKEGKEALDKLLLQGLHITILGCNDFYSYRKQIEARGLPLTPEVLLSLPPFCSITFNSEVANGTMTGENCKPEVAKTGLGSSAAMTTSVVAALLHYLGTVNLSCLGQSSSGNAAGRDLDLLHAIAQSAHCIAQGKIGSGFDVSAAVYGSQRYTRFSPEILSSAQVTGGHCMADVVADIVTQSWDHEKAKFSLPPLMSLLLGEPGTGGSSTPSMVGSVKQWQKSDPQKSKETWSKLGIANSVLENQLRNLNKLAEDHWEAYESVLRSCSRLTCSKWTEVATNQHQELIVRSLLAARDAFLEIRLHMREMGIAAGVPIEPESQTQLLDATMNMEGVLLAGVPGAGGFDAVFSVILGEASDAVAKAWSSAGVLPLLVREDPRGVSLEAGDPRTREVSTAVSSIQIN